Proteins co-encoded in one Cupriavidus metallidurans CH34 genomic window:
- a CDS encoding Bug family tripartite tricarboxylate transporter substrate binding protein, which produces MSQFDSSRRRVLGATGALAAAAMLPSLSRAQTWPSKTIRFVVPFAPGGSSEIIARSVAAELTSQLGVSVFVENKPGGAGNVAMGEVARADDQHTIILGHIGTLAVNPFIFPKLPYDVNKDFTPVSLLAKVPSLYVVHPDVPAKNLKEFVALAKSKPGKLNYGSAGNGSAGHLAFEYLKEAAGIFVLHVPYRGSGPQITDLLSGRLEAAAVGAPAILPFIKSGKLRCIATGSAQRIPQLPDVPTVAEQGYPGFEMTQWYGILAPSSMSKAAVDKLAAASAKSVRSPAASSRMTADAAIVVGDTPAEFASFIAQEQKRWKPIIARASIKPD; this is translated from the coding sequence ATGTCCCAGTTTGATTCCTCGCGTCGACGGGTCCTTGGCGCAACGGGTGCGCTGGCTGCCGCCGCAATGCTCCCGAGCCTGTCGCGCGCGCAGACGTGGCCGTCCAAGACGATCCGCTTCGTCGTGCCGTTCGCGCCCGGCGGCAGTTCCGAGATCATCGCGCGCTCCGTAGCCGCCGAACTGACCTCGCAACTGGGCGTGTCGGTCTTCGTCGAAAACAAGCCGGGCGGCGCGGGCAATGTGGCGATGGGCGAAGTGGCCCGCGCGGACGATCAGCACACCATCATCCTGGGTCACATCGGTACGCTGGCGGTGAACCCCTTCATCTTTCCGAAGCTGCCATACGACGTGAACAAGGACTTCACGCCAGTGTCGCTGCTGGCCAAGGTGCCGAGCCTGTACGTAGTACATCCCGATGTGCCCGCGAAGAACCTCAAGGAGTTCGTGGCGCTGGCAAAGAGCAAGCCCGGCAAGCTCAACTACGGCTCTGCGGGCAACGGCAGTGCAGGCCACCTCGCATTCGAGTACCTGAAGGAAGCGGCTGGCATCTTCGTGCTGCACGTGCCGTACCGTGGCAGCGGCCCGCAGATCACGGACCTGCTGTCCGGCCGGCTGGAGGCGGCGGCCGTCGGCGCGCCGGCGATCCTGCCCTTCATCAAGTCCGGCAAGCTGCGCTGCATCGCCACGGGCTCCGCGCAGCGCATTCCGCAATTGCCGGATGTGCCGACTGTCGCCGAGCAGGGCTACCCGGGATTCGAGATGACCCAGTGGTATGGCATCCTTGCGCCGTCGTCGATGTCGAAGGCCGCCGTCGACAAGCTGGCCGCAGCCAGCGCAAAGAGCGTGCGCAGCCCGGCGGCGTCAAGCCGCATGACCGCCGATGCGGCGATCGTCGTCGGCGATACGCCCGCCGAGTTCGCCAGCTTCATCGCCCAGGAGCAGAAGCGCTGGAAACCGATCATCGCCCGGGCGTCGATCAAGCCGGACTGA
- a CDS encoding ExeA family protein — protein MNQPNLLALYGLKFNPFAQDIPVEAVFVPPKLDHFCWRIENGMAREGGFAMVHGDPGCGKSVTLRLLHQRLMRVPDLMVGSIAHPQSNLADFYRELSDIFTVPLKPHNRWGGFKALRERWLTHMEASRRRCVLLIDEAQEMAVPALSELRLLAQARFDSQLLLCVVLAGDARLPEKFSREDLIPLGSRIRCRLALESASIDELQACLDHLLAAAGNATLMTMPLRQTLCEHAAGNYRILMNLAGELLAQAAQRELPQIDEKLYLETYSATLNRRARR, from the coding sequence ATGAATCAACCCAACCTGCTGGCCTTGTACGGTCTGAAGTTCAACCCCTTCGCCCAGGACATCCCCGTCGAGGCCGTGTTCGTGCCACCCAAGCTCGATCACTTCTGCTGGCGCATTGAGAACGGTATGGCCCGCGAAGGCGGCTTCGCCATGGTGCATGGCGACCCCGGTTGCGGCAAGAGCGTCACGCTGCGCCTGCTCCATCAGCGCCTCATGCGCGTCCCCGATCTGATGGTCGGCTCGATCGCTCACCCACAGAGCAATCTGGCGGACTTCTATCGCGAGCTCAGCGACATCTTTACCGTACCGCTCAAGCCCCACAATCGCTGGGGCGGCTTCAAGGCGCTGCGCGAGCGCTGGCTCACCCACATGGAGGCCAGCCGCCGCCGCTGCGTGCTGCTCATCGATGAAGCCCAGGAGATGGCGGTGCCAGCCCTCTCGGAACTGCGCCTGCTCGCACAGGCACGCTTCGACTCGCAATTGCTGCTGTGCGTGGTGCTTGCCGGCGACGCTCGCCTGCCGGAGAAGTTCAGCCGCGAGGACCTGATCCCGCTGGGCAGCCGCATCCGCTGCCGTCTGGCGCTGGAGAGTGCGAGCATCGACGAGCTGCAGGCCTGCCTGGACCACTTGCTGGCCGCCGCCGGCAACGCCACCCTGATGACCATGCCATTGCGCCAGACCCTGTGTGAGCACGCCGCCGGCAATTACCGCATCCTGATGAACCTGGCGGGCGAGCTTCTGGCCCAGGCCGCGCAGCGGGAGCTACCGCAGATCGACGAGAAGCTCTATCTGGAAACCTACAGCGCAACCCTGAACCGCCGCGCCAGGCGGTGA
- a CDS encoding IS481 family transposase: MSLSIDHRNRWARLRFSVIGPLLASPPAKGELQQAFQALAAKVWRHPITGADVQFGASSIERWYYRARHVQDPVDQLKNRLRDDCGHFVSLSPAIIEALVEQYRQHPGWTMQLHYDNLRVATKDGPDTLPSYTTVCRYLKAQGLVRKPTPRSSTDGAIAAAARREAREVRSYEVDHVAALWHLDFHHGSRKVLTPDGQWHKPLLLCIMDDHSRLVCHLQWFLDETTASLVHGVSQAIMKRGLPRAIMTDNGAAMMADEFVEGLASLGILHQTTLPYSPYQNAKQERFWGQLESRLMAMLEGESHLTLEQLNLATQAWVEQEYHHKEHAELEATPLQRYLSCADVSRPSPEALALRRAFRIRQHRRQRRTDGTFTLDGVRFEIPGAYRHLEQVCLSYARWDLSQVDLIDARIGAILAAVFPLDKSANADARRAHLTAKGASPANEEPAQAGTAPLLRQLLAEHAATGLPPAYLPPAPTKL, translated from the coding sequence ATGTCACTATCGATTGATCATCGCAACCGATGGGCGCGCTTGCGCTTCTCGGTCATTGGCCCTTTGCTGGCTTCGCCGCCTGCCAAAGGAGAATTGCAGCAAGCGTTCCAGGCACTGGCCGCCAAGGTCTGGCGGCACCCCATCACCGGCGCCGACGTTCAGTTCGGCGCGTCTTCCATCGAACGCTGGTATTACCGGGCCCGTCACGTCCAGGATCCGGTCGATCAACTCAAGAACCGACTGCGCGACGATTGCGGCCACTTCGTCAGTCTGAGCCCAGCCATCATCGAAGCGCTGGTCGAGCAGTACCGTCAGCACCCCGGCTGGACCATGCAGTTGCATTACGACAACCTGCGCGTCGCGACCAAGGATGGCCCGGACACGCTGCCGTCCTACACCACGGTGTGCCGGTATCTGAAGGCGCAGGGTCTGGTGCGCAAGCCAACCCCGCGCTCGAGCACGGATGGGGCCATCGCTGCTGCGGCTCGCCGCGAGGCACGCGAGGTGCGTAGCTACGAGGTCGACCACGTGGCCGCGCTCTGGCACCTGGACTTCCACCATGGTTCGCGCAAGGTGCTCACCCCCGATGGGCAGTGGCACAAGCCGCTGCTGCTCTGCATTATGGACGACCATTCGCGGCTGGTCTGCCACCTGCAGTGGTTCCTCGACGAGACCACTGCCTCGCTGGTGCACGGCGTCTCGCAGGCGATCATGAAGCGAGGGCTGCCGCGGGCCATCATGACCGATAACGGCGCAGCCATGATGGCCGACGAGTTCGTCGAGGGGCTGGCCAGTCTGGGCATCCTGCACCAGACTACCTTGCCCTACAGCCCATACCAGAATGCCAAGCAGGAACGCTTCTGGGGACAGCTCGAGTCCCGGCTGATGGCCATGCTCGAAGGTGAGTCGCACCTCACCCTGGAGCAATTGAACCTCGCCACGCAGGCCTGGGTCGAGCAGGAATACCACCACAAGGAACACGCCGAACTCGAGGCGACGCCTCTGCAGCGCTACCTGTCCTGTGCCGACGTCTCGCGCCCCAGTCCCGAGGCGCTGGCCTTGCGCCGGGCCTTCCGTATCCGCCAGCATCGCCGCCAGCGCAGAACCGACGGCACCTTCACGTTGGACGGCGTGCGCTTCGAGATCCCCGGCGCTTACCGCCACCTCGAGCAAGTCTGCCTGAGCTACGCGCGCTGGGATCTCTCCCAAGTCGACCTGATCGATGCGCGCATCGGCGCGATCCTGGCCGCCGTGTTCCCGCTGGACAAGTCTGCCAATGCCGACGCACGGCGCGCGCATCTCACGGCCAAGGGTGCCTCGCCTGCTAACGAGGAACCCGCGCAGGCTGGCACTGCGCCGCTGCTGCGTCAGTTGCTCGCCGAACACGCCGCCACCGGCCTGCCGCCGGCCTATCTCCCACCCGCACCCACCAAGCTATGA
- a CDS encoding transposase, whose amino-acid sequence MKETSAVCHALLQTPAFFALLRRIDEDLMKVARDRGCCHCGSVLHSANYPRKPRGCPPAAHPDCNTRLSLCCAGCRKRMTPDSVRFLGRRVWLAIVLVLRSSRATGACLDGLPAISWATLKRWRQWWTETFPKTPVGRWLRGLIPPTPEPFIYPDCLLQSVEHDSEDERLAAVLLLLLGPA is encoded by the coding sequence ATGAAGGAGACCTCAGCAGTGTGCCATGCCTTGCTACAAACGCCAGCGTTTTTTGCCCTGTTGCGCCGGATCGACGAAGACTTGATGAAGGTGGCGCGAGACAGGGGCTGCTGCCATTGCGGCTCTGTGCTGCACAGTGCCAACTATCCGCGTAAGCCGCGCGGATGCCCACCGGCAGCACACCCGGACTGCAATACGCGCCTGAGCCTGTGCTGTGCCGGATGCCGCAAACGCATGACGCCCGATTCGGTGCGCTTTCTCGGCCGGCGTGTCTGGCTGGCCATTGTCCTGGTACTGCGATCGAGCCGTGCCACTGGCGCCTGCCTGGACGGCCTGCCGGCGATCAGTTGGGCCACGCTCAAGCGCTGGCGTCAGTGGTGGACCGAGACCTTCCCCAAGACCCCCGTCGGTCGGTGGCTGCGTGGCCTCATCCCGCCAACGCCCGAGCCGTTCATCTATCCCGACTGCCTGCTGCAATCGGTCGAGCACGACAGCGAAGACGAGCGTCTGGCCGCGGTGTTGCTTCTGCTGCTGGGCCCGGCCTGA
- a CDS encoding tripartite tricarboxylate transporter substrate binding protein produces the protein MRTLYLFALLLIGGVQTAHAAQAEMPQPRCIAPARPGGGYDLTCRIAKLGLDEARALPARLQIDYRPGGIGAVMFDAVVEQSPDDANTIVAFSSGALLNLASGKFSKYGPDSVKWLVAIGVDHGMIAVDARSPYLTLKDLVTAMKADPRKVLFGIGGSAGSQDWMKATLLARQAGLDRNAMRYVAFEGGGEAMTALMTGHVQAVPGDIGEAVDLIETHRIRVLAVLSDQRLPGRFASIPTAKEQGLDVQWPIVRGFYMGPKVAEHDLRRWGNALQRAAGTRAYVQALETHGIVPTPMLCISSFRDAESVGI, from the coding sequence GTGCGAACGCTATACCTGTTCGCCCTGTTGCTGATAGGCGGTGTGCAGACCGCCCACGCAGCGCAGGCGGAAATGCCGCAACCGCGGTGCATCGCGCCGGCCAGGCCAGGCGGCGGCTACGACCTGACGTGCAGGATCGCGAAGCTTGGGCTGGACGAGGCCAGGGCACTGCCCGCACGCTTGCAGATCGACTATCGGCCCGGCGGGATCGGCGCGGTCATGTTCGATGCCGTGGTGGAGCAGTCTCCCGATGATGCCAACACCATCGTGGCGTTCTCGAGCGGCGCGCTACTGAACCTGGCCAGCGGCAAGTTCAGCAAGTACGGGCCCGACAGCGTCAAGTGGCTGGTCGCGATTGGCGTCGACCACGGCATGATCGCCGTCGACGCCCGTTCGCCGTACCTGACCCTGAAGGACCTTGTGACCGCAATGAAGGCCGACCCGCGCAAAGTGCTGTTCGGCATCGGCGGCTCCGCGGGCAGCCAGGACTGGATGAAGGCAACCCTGCTTGCCCGGCAAGCAGGGCTGGACCGTAACGCCATGCGCTATGTGGCGTTCGAAGGTGGCGGCGAGGCGATGACCGCGCTGATGACGGGACATGTGCAGGCCGTTCCCGGTGATATCGGCGAGGCCGTCGACTTGATCGAGACGCACAGGATTCGCGTGCTGGCCGTGCTGTCGGATCAACGCCTGCCGGGCCGCTTCGCGTCGATTCCCACCGCGAAGGAACAGGGGCTCGACGTGCAATGGCCCATCGTGCGCGGCTTCTACATGGGACCGAAGGTCGCCGAGCACGACCTGCGTCGCTGGGGCAACGCGCTGCAGCGGGCGGCCGGCACCCGTGCATACGTGCAGGCACTGGAAACGCACGGCATCGTGCCCACCCCGATGTTGTGCATAAGCAGCTTTCGTGATGCCGAAAGCGTGGGGATTTGA
- a CDS encoding response regulator produces the protein MRLLLVEDHPDLAALVIKSLGDSGFVIDHAVDGEAALLMIATASYDLILLDLSLGKVDGLDVLRSIRTQGVTTPVLILTARSEIADRILGLDLGADDYIAKPFDLGELEARIKAQLRRRQGGQPVTTYGGLSFDSVERSFYCEGTALTLSRRELAVLEALFLRAGRVATRDVLFQCVFSIDDEVNPETIELYVSRVRKKLKPSGLVITAVRGVGYLLEQRQDG, from the coding sequence GTGCGCCTGCTACTCGTTGAAGATCACCCGGATCTGGCTGCGCTGGTCATCAAGTCCCTCGGGGACAGCGGCTTCGTCATTGACCACGCCGTGGACGGCGAGGCCGCGCTGCTGATGATCGCCACCGCTTCGTACGATCTGATCCTTCTGGACCTCTCGCTGGGGAAGGTCGACGGGCTGGACGTTCTTCGCTCGATCCGGACGCAGGGTGTCACGACACCGGTGTTGATCCTGACGGCCCGCAGCGAGATCGCCGATCGCATCCTGGGCCTCGACCTCGGGGCCGACGACTATATCGCCAAGCCCTTCGACCTTGGCGAACTCGAGGCACGCATCAAGGCGCAGCTTCGCCGCCGCCAGGGTGGCCAGCCGGTGACCACCTACGGCGGCCTGTCATTCGATTCGGTGGAGAGATCGTTCTACTGCGAGGGCACGGCGTTGACGCTGAGCCGGCGCGAACTGGCGGTGCTGGAAGCGCTGTTCCTGAGGGCCGGCCGCGTCGCCACCCGGGACGTGCTGTTCCAGTGCGTGTTCTCGATCGACGACGAGGTCAATCCCGAAACTATCGAACTGTATGTGTCGCGGGTCAGGAAGAAGCTGAAGCCGAGCGGTCTGGTCATCACCGCCGTGCGAGGCGTCGGCTATCTGCTGGAACAGCGTCAGGATGGCTAG
- a CDS encoding sensor histidine kinase, with protein MRRTLLWRLALALLTVGIVSAFASYRTALKEANQAHDRTLLASTRSIAERIHVTNGRVTVNVPYGALDTFQIDARGRIFYRVLDPAGHFVSGEKDFPAMPANVPRSEDYPALVHFYDDAYAGTPLRVAALWQPVTEGGQQGVALVQVGESLEMRDDMARRLLFTMLWQQAAMIGVSMTLLALTVAATLRPLKRLQDRIQARRASDLAPVEGDDLPREIQPLLQTLNQYLERLRVIVENQKRFLDDAAHQLRTSLTLVRGHVDQRIRASDHGGDLAEVKAAIDRTVRLTNQLLTLARTGDGDVLAPDGDAMQRIELGNLCRDICAEWYLHARERRQDLSVGECPAGAWVVGNEAMLREMLANLLHNAVSYTPAGGSISVTVERSDSTLCILVDDSGPGIPSADRERVFERFVRIAGTLGAGSGLGLAIVRQICEAHQGSVQLESGDKGGLRVRVTLPAAPAAPPAVA; from the coding sequence TTGCGCCGGACCCTGCTCTGGCGCCTGGCGCTCGCGTTGCTGACCGTCGGCATCGTCTCGGCTTTCGCCTCATATCGCACCGCGCTGAAGGAAGCCAATCAGGCGCACGACCGAACGCTGCTGGCCTCTACGCGCTCGATTGCCGAGCGTATCCACGTGACTAACGGCCGGGTGACCGTCAACGTCCCCTATGGCGCGCTGGATACGTTCCAGATCGATGCGCGCGGGCGGATTTTCTATCGCGTGCTGGATCCGGCAGGCCATTTCGTCTCCGGCGAGAAGGACTTCCCGGCAATGCCGGCCAATGTGCCGCGCAGCGAGGACTATCCGGCGCTGGTCCATTTCTATGACGATGCCTATGCCGGAACGCCCCTGCGCGTGGCGGCGCTGTGGCAGCCGGTGACCGAGGGCGGGCAGCAGGGCGTTGCGCTGGTGCAGGTGGGGGAATCGCTGGAGATGCGGGATGACATGGCCAGACGGTTGCTGTTCACCATGCTCTGGCAACAGGCGGCGATGATCGGCGTCTCGATGACGTTGCTGGCATTGACGGTGGCCGCCACGCTGCGGCCGCTGAAGCGGTTGCAGGATCGCATTCAGGCCCGCCGGGCATCGGACCTCGCTCCGGTCGAGGGCGATGACCTGCCCAGGGAAATCCAGCCGCTGCTGCAAACGCTGAATCAGTACCTCGAACGTCTGCGGGTCATCGTCGAAAACCAGAAGCGCTTTCTCGACGATGCCGCGCATCAGCTTCGGACATCGCTGACGCTGGTCAGGGGCCATGTGGACCAGCGCATACGCGCTTCGGATCACGGCGGCGATCTCGCCGAGGTCAAGGCCGCCATCGACCGGACAGTGCGGTTGACCAACCAGTTGCTGACGTTGGCGCGTACAGGGGATGGCGACGTCCTTGCGCCGGACGGTGACGCGATGCAGCGCATCGAACTGGGCAACCTTTGCCGCGATATCTGCGCGGAGTGGTATCTCCATGCGCGGGAGCGGAGGCAGGATCTCAGCGTGGGCGAATGTCCGGCTGGTGCATGGGTCGTTGGCAACGAGGCCATGCTACGAGAGATGCTGGCCAACCTCCTGCACAATGCCGTGAGCTACACGCCGGCTGGTGGGAGCATCTCCGTGACGGTGGAGCGGTCCGACAGCACGCTCTGCATCCTGGTGGACGATAGCGGGCCCGGCATCCCTTCGGCGGATCGCGAACGCGTGTTCGAACGCTTCGTTCGCATCGCCGGCACGCTCGGGGCGGGGAGCGGACTTGGTCTGGCGATCGTTCGGCAAATCTGCGAAGCGCATCAGGGTAGCGTGCAACTGGAGTCCGGCGACAAGGGCGGGCTACGCGTCAGGGTGACGCTGCCGGCGGCCCCCGCCGCACCGCCCGCTGTGGCCTGA